One window from the genome of Micromonospora aurantiaca ATCC 27029 encodes:
- a CDS encoding phosphotransferase family protein: MTRTFLQPDDLHDLVSDQFGSDRRLAALDRLTGGTKKGVYRLRLDDRTTVMLYVWAASENYWPPSPAVPDDPFTDASGADLFAAAHAALTGAGVRVPHLLMIDRDGRHLDADIALVEDAGALRLEALVEHDPAAAVTPLSALGDALRRMHTAFGPHFGKVAAIARGEASQTRRTEDVIVDRALGHLDAAAARDARLADAHHRVGAHVRHLRSAVTPREEYGLVHGELGPDHVLVTPAGEAVMIDFEGLTYFDVEWDHAWLQMRFGETYPALRPVALDPHRLALYRYAQTLSLIEGPLRIADTDFPDRKWMLDLAEWNITKALAAI, encoded by the coding sequence ATGACGAGGACATTCCTGCAACCGGATGACCTGCACGACCTGGTGTCGGACCAGTTCGGCTCGGACCGGCGGCTCGCTGCCCTGGACCGGCTGACGGGCGGCACCAAGAAGGGCGTCTACCGGCTTCGGCTGGACGACCGGACAACCGTGATGCTGTACGTGTGGGCCGCGAGCGAGAACTACTGGCCGCCGTCACCGGCGGTCCCGGACGACCCGTTCACGGATGCGTCGGGCGCGGATCTCTTCGCCGCCGCCCACGCGGCGCTCACCGGGGCAGGAGTGCGTGTCCCGCATCTGTTGATGATCGACCGGGACGGCCGTCACCTCGACGCCGACATCGCGCTTGTCGAGGACGCGGGCGCGCTGCGGCTGGAGGCGTTGGTGGAACACGATCCGGCCGCTGCCGTCACGCCGCTGTCCGCGCTCGGTGACGCCCTGCGCCGCATGCACACGGCCTTCGGGCCGCACTTCGGAAAGGTCGCGGCCATCGCCCGAGGTGAGGCATCACAGACGCGACGCACCGAGGACGTGATCGTCGACCGCGCGCTCGGCCACCTCGACGCGGCAGCGGCCCGCGACGCCCGGCTGGCCGATGCCCACCACCGGGTCGGCGCCCACGTACGCCACCTCAGGAGCGCGGTCACCCCACGCGAGGAGTACGGGCTGGTGCACGGCGAACTCGGCCCGGATCACGTGCTCGTCACACCGGCCGGTGAGGCCGTCATGATCGATTTTGAGGGGCTGACGTACTTCGACGTCGAATGGGACCACGCCTGGCTGCAAATGCGTTTCGGCGAGACATACCCGGCGCTGCGCCCGGTCGCTCTCGACCCCCACCGGCTGGCGCTCTACCGATACGCGCAGACGTTGTCCTTGATCGAAGGGCCCCTGCGGATCGCGGACACCGACTTTCCGGATCGGAAGTGGATGCTGGATCTGGCCGAGTGGAACATCACCAAGGCACTCGCCGCGATCTGA
- a CDS encoding nuclear transport factor 2 family protein translates to MNDDDFPTGNGGADLAGVEGLRAAERRLQRAQLSSDVAELDRLIDDRLVFTGPDGCLYSKQDDLHAHRSGQQTMTRVDEEDLAVLAVGGTGVTWFLGTLEGTLAGEPFVARVRYTRTWILDEDEGWRLLAAHVGPAG, encoded by the coding sequence GTGAACGACGATGATTTTCCCACGGGGAACGGCGGCGCGGATCTCGCCGGGGTCGAGGGCTTACGCGCCGCTGAACGGCGTCTTCAACGTGCCCAGCTGTCCTCCGACGTCGCGGAGTTGGATCGGCTGATCGACGACCGCCTCGTGTTCACCGGGCCTGACGGCTGTCTCTACTCCAAGCAGGACGACCTGCACGCGCACCGATCCGGCCAGCAGACGATGACCCGGGTCGACGAGGAGGACCTGGCCGTGCTCGCCGTCGGCGGCACCGGGGTGACGTGGTTCCTCGGCACGCTGGAAGGCACCCTTGCCGGCGAGCCGTTCGTCGCCCGGGTCCGCTACACGCGCACGTGGATCCTCGACGAGGACGAGGGGTGGCGCCTGCTCGCGGCACACGTCGGTCCGGCCGGCTGA
- a CDS encoding aldo/keto reductase, protein MITAASAGTWTLGDLTVNRIGFGAMRLTGNRGVASDRERVIGVLRRAVELGVNHIDTAAFYFSPLRSANELINTALSPYADELVITTKVGPGRDPSGEWLPLARPDQLRGQVEENLRQLGRDHLDVVNLRQNGLESVAEHFGALADLRDAGLIRHLGLSNIRPQHLSQAQAIAPVVCVQNPYGVDTRRVHDQLVRTCGEQGVAFVPFFAIAGDGREAGGVAGNEAVAAVARAHGATPAQVRIAWTLSRGPHMLAIPGTGDPDHLVENLAAGALRLSPEELARLD, encoded by the coding sequence ATGATTACTGCGGCGTCCGCAGGCACCTGGACGCTCGGCGACCTGACCGTCAACCGGATCGGATTCGGCGCGATGCGCCTGACCGGCAACCGCGGTGTGGCGAGCGACCGCGAACGCGTCATCGGCGTGCTGCGCCGGGCGGTCGAGCTCGGCGTCAACCACATCGACACGGCGGCGTTCTACTTCTCGCCACTGCGGTCGGCCAACGAGCTGATCAACACGGCGCTCTCGCCGTACGCCGACGAACTGGTCATCACCACGAAGGTCGGGCCGGGTCGCGACCCCTCCGGCGAGTGGCTGCCGCTGGCCCGGCCCGACCAACTGCGCGGACAGGTCGAGGAGAACCTGCGCCAACTGGGCCGTGACCACCTGGACGTCGTCAACCTGCGCCAGAACGGGCTGGAGTCGGTCGCGGAGCACTTCGGCGCGCTGGCCGACCTGCGGGACGCCGGGCTCATCCGCCATCTCGGCCTGTCGAACATCCGTCCGCAGCACCTCTCGCAGGCACAGGCGATCGCCCCGGTGGTCTGCGTGCAGAACCCGTACGGCGTCGACACCCGACGTGTGCACGACCAGCTCGTGCGCACCTGCGGGGAGCAGGGCGTCGCCTTCGTGCCGTTCTTCGCGATCGCCGGCGACGGACGTGAGGCAGGTGGCGTGGCCGGCAACGAGGCGGTGGCGGCCGTCGCCCGGGCGCACGGGGCGACGCCGGCGCAGGTGCGCATCGCGTGGACCCTCAGCCGCGGGCCGCACATGCTGGCCATCCCCGGTACGGGCGACCCCGACCATCTGGTCGAGAACCTGGCCGCCGGGGCGCTGCGCCTGTCCCCCGAGGAACTGGCCCGGCTCGACTAG
- a CDS encoding aminoglycoside adenylyltransferase domain-containing protein: MVPPDMVLSDLREAWRRALAGRLLGLYLHGSLVAGDFAVNRSDLDLLAVLTDDPDEKLLDVLAELHSDLDRRHPQWAGRIEVEYVSLDAVRADPGRDHVIARISPGESLHLLPATTHRVVTWPAVHDHGRTLLGPPAGELLPAADPGLVSAALLDHVRDWPAWVLEMTPPGAQSYAVLTLCRAYQRLRHGRQLSKRQAAEQTITACPRWADLIAWARDWWYDSGQDTDPGRFDEVRAFVTELSAAILAPTDGGPWRELDCDAATKQAG; encoded by the coding sequence GTGGTCCCACCTGACATGGTTCTCTCCGATCTCCGCGAGGCGTGGCGCCGGGCGCTGGCCGGCAGGCTCCTGGGCCTGTACCTGCACGGCTCGCTGGTGGCAGGCGACTTCGCCGTGAACCGCAGCGACCTCGACCTGCTCGCGGTGCTCACCGACGATCCGGACGAGAAGCTCCTCGACGTACTCGCCGAACTGCATTCCGACCTCGACCGGCGGCACCCGCAGTGGGCCGGCCGGATCGAGGTGGAGTACGTGTCACTGGACGCGGTGCGCGCCGATCCCGGCCGGGATCACGTGATCGCCCGGATCAGTCCCGGCGAGTCGTTGCACCTGCTGCCCGCCACCACCCACCGCGTCGTGACCTGGCCCGCCGTGCACGACCACGGCCGTACGCTGCTGGGACCGCCGGCCGGTGAGCTGCTCCCCGCCGCCGACCCCGGCCTCGTCAGCGCGGCTCTGCTGGACCACGTCCGCGACTGGCCGGCCTGGGTGCTCGAGATGACCCCACCTGGAGCCCAGTCGTACGCGGTGCTCACGCTCTGCCGGGCGTACCAGCGCCTGCGCCATGGCCGGCAACTGTCCAAGCGGCAGGCCGCCGAGCAGACCATCACCGCCTGCCCTCGATGGGCGGACCTCATCGCCTGGGCGCGCGACTGGTGGTACGACTCCGGCCAGGACACCGATCCCGGCCGGTTCGACGAGGTCCGGGCATTCGTGACCGAACTCAGCGCCGCCATCCTGGCCCCGACCGATGGTGGGCCGTGGCGCGAGCTGGACTGCGACGCCGCGACGAAGCAGGCGGGCTAG
- the mraY gene encoding phospho-N-acetylmuramoyl-pentapeptide-transferase has protein sequence MRAVIVAAAVAFVISLFGTPVAIRVFSALKAGQPIRSIGLASNEGKKGTPTMGGVVFIVATVLAYVAGHLALTTLPERQIAQEGPTMTALVLLGLFVFCGAVGFFDDFLKVRRRNSDGLSAKGKLLGQALVGGGFGVAALYVPSTNGQTVASEHISLIRDISWLDVGKVGAVMVFIFVITAMSNGVNLTDGLDGLATGASILVLGAYSLIGFWQYRHWCADDGYARVNEYCYQVRDPLEIAMIAAAAAGACVGFLWWNTSPARIFMGDVGALGLGGLIGGLAVVTRTTLLSILIGGLFVIITTTWVIQIVSFRTTGKRVFRMVPLHHHFELAGWSESTIVVRFWIVAGVCVAAGLGLFYSDFLATVG, from the coding sequence GTGAGGGCGGTCATCGTCGCGGCCGCTGTCGCGTTCGTGATCTCCCTGTTCGGCACGCCGGTGGCGATTCGCGTCTTCAGCGCGCTGAAGGCCGGTCAGCCGATCCGGTCGATCGGGCTCGCCAGCAACGAGGGAAAGAAGGGTACGCCCACGATGGGCGGCGTCGTCTTCATCGTGGCGACGGTCCTCGCGTACGTCGCCGGGCATCTCGCCCTGACCACCCTGCCCGAACGGCAGATCGCGCAGGAGGGGCCCACCATGACGGCCCTGGTGCTGCTCGGGTTGTTCGTCTTCTGCGGCGCGGTCGGATTCTTCGACGACTTCCTCAAGGTGCGCCGGCGCAACTCCGACGGGCTGTCCGCCAAGGGCAAGCTGCTCGGCCAGGCGCTCGTCGGCGGCGGGTTCGGCGTGGCCGCGCTGTACGTGCCCAGCACCAACGGCCAGACCGTGGCCAGCGAGCACATCTCGCTCATCCGCGACATCAGCTGGCTGGACGTCGGCAAGGTCGGCGCGGTCATGGTCTTCATCTTCGTGATCACGGCGATGTCCAACGGTGTGAACCTCACCGACGGCCTCGACGGCCTGGCCACCGGCGCGTCGATCCTGGTGCTCGGCGCGTACTCGCTGATCGGCTTCTGGCAGTACCGGCACTGGTGCGCCGACGACGGGTACGCCCGCGTGAACGAGTACTGCTACCAGGTCCGCGATCCGCTGGAGATCGCCATGATCGCGGCAGCCGCGGCCGGTGCCTGTGTGGGCTTCCTGTGGTGGAACACGTCCCCGGCCCGGATCTTCATGGGTGACGTGGGCGCGCTCGGGCTGGGTGGCCTGATCGGCGGGCTGGCGGTGGTGACCCGTACGACGCTGCTCTCGATCCTGATCGGTGGGCTCTTCGTCATCATCACCACGACCTGGGTGATCCAGATCGTCTCGTTCCGGACCACCGGCAAGCGGGTCTTCCGGATGGTGCCGTTGCACCACCACTTCGAGCTGGCCGGCTGGAGCGAGTCCACCATCGTGGTCCGCTTCTGGATCGTGGCCGGTGTCTGCGTCGCGGCCGGCCTGGGCCTGTTCTACTCGGACTTCCTGGCGACCGTGGGATAG
- a CDS encoding MarR family transcriptional regulator, with product MSHDSARASAIADLMRAGRETSRLSMVFRYAIAERLGLAVSDLECLDYLADIGSATAGQIAERTNLTTGAVTSMLRRLQQAGYVTTERDPADRRRVVVTIRPERIADLERPYERFAERAERLVEGYSAEEVRLLVRHHDRLQAMYLAELDHLRDGDTAQRST from the coding sequence GTGTCCCACGATTCGGCCCGCGCCTCCGCGATCGCCGACCTCATGCGCGCCGGGCGGGAGACGTCGCGGCTGTCCATGGTGTTCCGGTACGCCATCGCGGAGCGGCTGGGCCTCGCCGTGAGCGACCTGGAGTGCCTCGACTACCTGGCGGACATCGGCTCCGCCACCGCGGGGCAGATCGCCGAGCGGACCAACCTCACCACCGGTGCGGTCACCAGCATGCTCCGCCGGCTCCAGCAGGCCGGCTACGTGACGACCGAGCGCGACCCGGCAGACCGGCGGCGGGTCGTCGTCACCATACGGCCGGAGCGGATCGCCGATCTGGAGCGGCCGTACGAGCGTTTCGCCGAGCGGGCGGAACGGCTCGTCGAGGGCTACAGCGCCGAGGAGGTCAGGCTGCTGGTCCGGCACCACGACCGCCTCCAGGCGATGTACCTCGCCGAGTTGGACCACCTCCGCGACGGCGACACCGCCCAGCGGTCCACCTGA